CGAACGGTTCGTGGACGAACTCGATAGCCGGTGCCCTGGACCAGCGAGCGAATCGACCGATAGCTGACGAACAGCTACTCTTCCAGCCGGCCGTACCGCCACGACTCGGTGTCCGAGGTCTGGTTGAACGTGTAGAGGTGGAGGCCGTCGATGTCGTAGTGAGGATCGTCGGCGTAGGGCGCGAGCCCGTCGATGAGGTCGTCGGGGGTGTACTTCCCGCGCGAGCCGACGAGCTGGCGCACGAACCCGAGAATCCCTGTGGTCTTCTTCAGAAATCGCACCGAGTCGCCGACGCCGACCTTCTGGGAGATCTTCAGCAGTCGCTGGTACTTCATCACGCCAGGGATCCCGATCTCTACCGGGAGGTCGACGCCCCGATCACGAACCGCTTCGATCCACTCGACGACGGCGTCGGGATCGTAACAGAGCTGGGTCACGATGTAGGTCGCGTAGGGCGCTTTCTTTTTCATGGCCTCGGCGAGGGTCGCGTCGTCGAGGAACTCGTGTCCCTCGGGATACCCCGTAATTCCCACCTCGTCGAACTCGTAATCGAGGTCGTCGAGGGCGGCGAGGAGTTCGTACGCCGACGCGAACTCGCCGGCGGGTTCCTCGCGGTCGCCGCCGGGAACGAAGATGTCGGTGATCCCGGCATCGGTGAGGCGGCGCGCGATCTCTTCGAGATGGTCCTCGTCGCGGACGTAGCGCGCGGCGATGTGGGGACTGACCTCGAACCCACGCTCGGCGGCCTTCTCCGCCCACTCGATCGTCGCGTCGAGTCCGAGCTGCGGGGAGGTCGTGATGGCGATGGTCGCCCCGTCAGGGAGGTGGTCCATCTGGCCCTCGAAGCTGTCGAACGGCATCAGCTCGAACCGGAGGTCAGTGAGCAGATC
This genomic stretch from Halococcus salifodinae DSM 8989 harbors:
- a CDS encoding methylenetetrahydrofolate reductase, which gives rise to MSVARSAATVDGATDLLTDLRFELMPFDSFEGQMDHLPDGATIAITTSPQLGLDATIEWAEKAAERGFEVSPHIAARYVRDEDHLEEIARRLTDAGITDIFVPGGDREEPAGEFASAYELLAALDDLDYEFDEVGITGYPEGHEFLDDATLAEAMKKKAPYATYIVTQLCYDPDAVVEWIEAVRDRGVDLPVEIGIPGVMKYQRLLKISQKVGVGDSVRFLKKTTGILGFVRQLVGSRGKYTPDDLIDGLAPYADDPHYDIDGLHLYTFNQTSDTESWRYGRLEE